One window of the Chanodichthys erythropterus isolate Z2021 chromosome 2, ASM2448905v1, whole genome shotgun sequence genome contains the following:
- the washc5 gene encoding WASH complex subunit 5 encodes MVDFLAENNLCGQAILRIVSRGNAIIAELLRLSDFIPAVFRLKDKTDQQKYGDIICDFSYFKGQEYYEGKLEAKPELQDLDEEFRENNIEILTRFYLAFESVHKYVVDLIRYLDDLNEGVYIQQTLETVLLNEDGKQLLCEALYLYGVMLLVIDQKMEGEVRERMLVSYYRYSAARSSGDSNLDDICKLLRSTGYSSHPGAKRPPNYPESYFQRVPISPTFISMVIGRLRSDDIYNQVSAYPLPEHRSTALATQAAMLCVCLYFTPSILHTQQAKMREIVDKYFPDNWVISIYMGITVNLVEAWEPYKAAKTALNYTLETANIREQAGRYAASVESLRPQVQQLLKEGFLREEIVLDNIPKLLNCLRDCNVAIRWLMLHTAESAYDPNNKRLRQIKDQVINDSKYNRKILFQLLLDTAQFEFILKEMFKQMLAEKQLKWESYKKEGSERMMELAEVFSGVKPLTRVEKNENLQAWFREISKQIESLNYEDSTAAGRKTVQLIQALVEVQEFHQLESNLQVCQFLADTRKFLHQMIRTINIKEEVLITMQIVGDLSYAWQIIDSFTSIMQESIRANPSMVTKLRATFLKLASALDLPLLRINQVNSPDLLSVSQFYSGELVAYVRKVLQIIPESMFTSLAKIIKLQIHDIMEVPTRLDKDKLKDYSQLSARYEVAKLTHAISVFTEGILMMKTTLVGIIKVDPKQLLEDGIRKELVKRVAYALHKGLIFNPKAKSSELMPKLKEMAATMDGFYRSFEYIQDYVSIYGLKIWQEEVSRIINYNVEQECNSFLRTKIQDWQSVYQSTHIPIPKYPSVDESATFIGRLCREILRITDPKMTCYIDQLNTWYDLKTHQEVTNNRLFSEIQDTLGTFGLNGLDRLLCFMIVKELQNFLTVLQRSILKDKAVVDVFKALLTAVNPVKGIVANASKVYANAVAKTQKIWAAYLEAIMKVGQMQILRQQIANELNYSCKFDSKHLAAALDNLNKSLLSDIEAHYQDPSLPYPKDDNTLLYDITAYLEAAGIHNPLNKIYITTKRLPYFPIVNFLFLIAHLPKLQYNKTQGMTCRKAADPVDWAPLVLGLLTLLKQFHSRYTEQFLALIGQFIRSIMEQCTSQKIPDMPSDVVGALMFLEDYVRYTKLPRKVAEAHVPSFIFDEFRTVL; translated from the exons ATGGTGGATTTTCTGGCAGAGAACAACCTGTGTGGTCAGGCCATCCTGAGGATTGTGTCCAGAGGAAATGCCATCATAGCAGAATTACTGAGACTGTCAGACTTTATTCCTGCAgttttcagactcaaagacaAGACTGACCAGCAGAAATATGGAGACATCATCTGTGATTTCAGCTACTTTAAG GGTCAGGAGTATTATGAAGGGAAACTAGAAGCAAAGCCGGAGCTGCAGGATTTGGATGAGGAGTTTCGGGAAAACAACATAGAAATATTGACACGGTTCTATCTGGCCTTTGAGAGTGTCCACAAATATGTTGTAGACTTGATAAG GTACTTGGATGATCTCAATGAAGGGGTCTACATTCAACAAACACTGGAAACTGTTTTACTGAATGAAGATGGGAAACAGCTCTTG TGCGAGGCTCTGTACCTGTATGGAGTCATGTTACTGGTCATTGATCAGAAGATGGAGGGAGAGGTGAGAGAAAGGATGCTGGTGTCCTACTACAGATACAG CGCTGCTCGCTCCTCGGGCGACTCCAACCTGGATGACATCTGCAAGCTCTTGCGTAGCACAGGATACTCCAGCCACCCGGGAGCCAAACGGCCACCCAACTACCCCGAGAGCTACTTCCAGAGAGTTCCCATAAGCCCCACCTTCATCAGTATGGTGATCGGCCGCCTCCGCTCTGATGACATTTACAACCAG GTGTCTGCGTATCCTCTGCCGGAGCACCGTAGTACAGCTCTGGCCACGCAGGCCGCTATGCTGTGTGTCTGCTTGTATTTCACCCCCTCCATCCTGCACACACAACAGGCCAAGATGAGAGAGATCGTGGACAAATACTTCCCTGACAACTGG GTTATAAGCATATACATGGGGATCACTGTGAACTTGGTGGAGGCATGGGAACCGTATAAAGCAGCTAAAACGGCCCTGAACTACACGCTGGAGACAGCCAACATCAGAGAACAG GCCGGTCGATATGCTGCCAGTGTGGAGAGTTTGCGGCCACAGGTGCAGCAGTTGTTGAAGGAGGGATTCCTGAGAGAAGAAATCGTTCTGGACAACATTCCCAAACTGCTTAACTGCCTCCGTGACTGTAACGTTGCCATCCGCTGGCTGATGCTGCACACTGCAGAGTCCG ctTATGATCCAAACAACAAGAGACTTCGTCAGATCAAAGATCAAGTCATCAACGACTCCAAATACAATCGCAAAATTCTGTTTCAGCTGCTGCTGGACACAGCCCAGTTTGAGTTCATACTCAAAGAG ATGTTCAAGCAGATGTTGGCCGAGAAGCAGCTCAAGTGGGAGAGCTATAAGAAGGAGGGATCGGAGAGAATGATGGAGCTGGCTGAGGTGTTTTCTGGGGTCAAACCTCTCACCAGGGTGGAGAAAAATG AGAATCTTCAGGCCTGGTTCAGAGAGATCTCCAAACAGATCGAGTCCCTGAACTATGAGGACTCGACCGCTGCTGGCAGGAAGACTGTGCAGCTCATTCAGGCTCTTGTTGAG GTCCAAGAGTTTCACCAGCTGGAGTCAAACCTGCAGGTGTGTCAGTTCCTGGCGGACACACGCAAGTTCCTCCATCAGATGATCCGCACCATCAATATCAAAGAAGAAGTGCTAATCACAATGCAGATAGTGGGGGATTTGTCCTACGCCTGGCAGATCATTGACAG CTTCACCTCAATAATGCAAGAGAGCATCAGAGCAAACCCCTCGATGGTGACCAAACTCAGAGCCACTTTTCTAAAG CTGGCGTCTGCGCTGGATCTGCCTCTCCTACGAATCAACCAGGTCAACAGTCCAGATCTGCTCAGCGTGTCTCAGTTTTACTCCGGGGAGCTGGTGGCTTATGTCAGAAAG GTACTGCAGATCATTCCTGAGAGTATGTTCACCTCGCTGGCCAAAATCATCAAACTGCAGATCCATGACATTATGGAGGTGCCCACACGTCTGGACAAAGACAAACTGAAGGACTACTCTCAACTCAGTGCCCGTTATGAG GTAGCTAAACTCACTCATGCCATCTCAGTCTTCACCGAAGGTATTCTGATGATGAAGACCACACTTGTCGGCATTATCAAG GTGGATCCGAAGCAGCTTCTGGAGGACGGGATCAGGAAAGAACTTGTCAAACGTGTTGCTTACGCTCTGCACAAAGGCCTCATCTTCAACCCCAAAGCCAAA TCCAGTGAGCTGATGCCAAAGCTGAAGGAAATGGCTGCCACCATGGATGGGTTTTATCGCTCATTTGAATACATTCAGGATTACGTGAGCATCTACGGACTGAAGATCTGGCAGGAGGAAGTGTCTCGCATCATCAACTACAACGTAGAGCAGGAGTGTAACAGTTTCCTCAGGACGAAG ATACAAGACTGGCAAAGCGTCTATCAGTCCACCCACATTCCCATTCCTAAGTATCCGTCTGTTGATGAATCCGCCACGTTTATTGGACGTCTTTGCAGGGAAATCCTGAGGATCACAGATCCAAA AATGACGTGTTACATTGACCAGCTGAACACCTGGTACGATCTGAAGACGCATCAGGAAGTGACCAACAACCGACTCTTCTCTGAGATTCAAGACACGCTGGGAACCTTCGGCCTGAACGGACTCGACAGACTCTTGTGTTTCATGATCGTGAAGGAGCTGCAG AATTTCCTGACAGTCCTTCAGAGGAGCATCCTGAAGGACAAAGCAGTGGTTGACGTCTTTAAAGCTCTGCTGACAGCTGTCAATCCTGTCAAAGGGATTGTGG CAAACGCAAGCAAAGTCTACGCCAACGCTGTGGCCAAAACCCAGAAGATTTGGGCTGCTTATCTGGAAGCCATCATGAAG GTGGGTCAGATGCAGATCTTGAGGCAGCAGATCGCCAACGAATTGAATTACTCCTGCAAGTTTGACTCTAAACACCTCGCTGCGGCTCTGGATAATCTGAACAA GTCTCTGCTGTCCGATATTGAAGCACATTACCAGGATCCTTCGCTGCCGTATCCCAAAGACGACAACACCCTGCTCTACGACATCACCGCCTATCTGGAGGCGGCCGGAATCCACAACCCACTAAACAAA ATCTACATCACGACGAAGCGTCTGCCTTATTTTCCCATTGTGAACTTCCTGTTCCTTATCGCGCACCTGCCAAAACTGCAGTACAATAAAACCCAAG GGATGACGTGCAGGAAGGCAGCAGATCCAGTGGATTGGGCTCCTCTGGTCCTGGGTCTCCTGACTCTGCTCAAACAGTTTCACTCCAGATACACAGAACAGTTCCTGGCTCTGATTGGACAGTTTATTCGCTCCATAATGGAGCAGTGCACCAG TCAGAAGATCCCAGACATGCCTTCAGATGTAGTCGGAGCGTTAATGTTTCTGGAGGACTATGTGCGTTACACTAAActgcccagaaag GTGGCAGAGGCTCATGTTCCGAGTTTCATCTTCGATGAATTCAGGACTGTGCTGTAA
- the LOC137036416 gene encoding zinc fingers and homeoboxes protein 1-like, whose product MSSRRKSTTPCMVLPSDVVEQDPDMEALEGNEGAESMADGPTEGAVVPMETETEYEGSHFSSEDCRTSGKRSGQTSLEQPITDLTAEGGFVQTEMEDSDDPSVTGIPISKTPIMKMKSKSEPKRIAMSLKGTSESETMAESELELEPLEASVMGTSMAAEHMSPLLTESIKPSVLVNISNPVVADQKKLVMNPATVLPAGLAQVLSALQAQQSAQAQLLIPVSSIPTYNAAMDSNAVLINTYKKFPYPSVSEIMGLSAQTKFSEEQIKIWFSAQRLKHGVSWTPEEVEEARRKQFNGTVHTVPQTITVIPAHHLSATNGLQSILQTCQIVGQPGLVLTQVGTANSLPVTTPITLTVAGMPNQSQTPKIATNQTSPALSETKRATTIQPPSLTPQENSALSADHFGLRPKKSKEQLAELKASYLKNQFATDAEIARLMKLTNLTKGEIKKWFSDTRYNQRNSKNSHTILPNDNPRGSSSTTIVIDSSDETPQSPTPSPVKEKETRAKTWNPFPDFTLQKFKEKTPEQLVVLEESFQKCDTPTDEELSRLRAETKLTRREIDAWFTEKRKAPVPDSSESKADGETSQKKGSQTPPGGKRLSKEKVTKKTPEQLHVLKTAFVRTQWPSAEEYDQLAEESGLPRSYIVNWFGDTRYAWKNGNLKWYFYYQSGNVGGTNGNKNRKRRIRNRGWGRTRNRKAKKPTESEKNLPIRFKSGRDILKEYYLKHKFLNEQDLDELVAKSNMSYEQVREWFAEIHRKEEMGTNPFEDKMGNAEQDEEEDESLGENETAIEEQGPSALGDEDGDDDDDTDDSDSWEPPQSIRKTLSMSEVFHHPHTDNGSDIQHSTS is encoded by the exons ATGTCGAGCAGAAGAAAGTCCACGACCCCCTGCATGGTGCTTCCGTCAGATGTTGTAGAGCAAGATCCAGATATGGAGGCCCTGGAAGGGAATGAAGGAGCCGAGAGTATGGCAGACGGTCCTACAGAGGGAGCAGTGGTTCCCATGGAAACTGAGACAG AATATGAGGGAAGCCATTTCTCCAGTGAGGACTGTCGTACTTCAGGAAAACGCTCAGGTCAAACATCACTAGAGCAGCCCATTACTGATCTAACCGCTGAAGGTGGTTTTGTGCAGACAGAGATGGAAGATAGTGATGACCCCTCAGTTACTGGAATCCCTATCAGCAAGACTCccataatgaaaatgaaaagcaaATCTGAACCCAAGAGAATAGCTATGTCTCTAAAAGGCACCAGTGAAAGTGAGACAATGGCTGAAAGTGAGTTGGAACTGGAGCCATTGGAAGCGTCAGTGATGGGCACTTCCATGGCAGCAGAACACATGAGCCCATTGCTCACAGAGTCCATAAAGCCCAGCGTTCTTGTCAATATTTCAAACCCTGTGGTAGCAGATCAGAAGAAGCTGGTAATGAACCCTGCAACGGTTCTTCCGGCCGGCTTGGCCCAGGTGCTTTCTGCCTTGCAGGCCCAGCAGAGCGCTCAAGCTCAACTTCTAATTCCAGTAAGCAGTATTCCCACATATAATGCTGCTATGGACTCCAATGCAGTCCTGATCAACACCTACAAGAAGTTCCCCTACCCGTCGGTGTCTGAGATCATGGGACTTTCAGCCCAGACCAAGTTCAGTGAGGAGCAGATAAAGATCTGGTTTTCAGCTCAGCGTTTGAAGCATGGAGTTAGCTGGACCCCAGAAGAGGTTGAGGAAGCCAGGAGGAAGCAATTTAATGGGACTGTCCACACAGTTCCCCAGACCATCACAGTCATCCCGGCCCATCATCTTTCTGCCACTAATGGCCTGCAGTCTATTCTTCAAACCTGCCAGATTGTGGGGCAGCCAGGCCTGGTTCTGACACAGGTTGGCACAGCCAACAGCCTCCCAGTGACCACCCCGATAACGCTGACAGTAGCGGGAATGCCCAATCAAAGCCAGACACCCAAGATCGCAACCAATCAAACAAGCCCAGCTCTCAGTGAAACTAAGAGAGCTACTACGATTCAGCCCCCATCACTGACCCCTCAGGAGAACTCTGCACTCAGTGCCGATCACTTTGGCCTGCGCCCTAAGAAATCCAAGGAGCAGCTGGCTGAATTGAAAGCAAGCTATCTGAAGAATCAGTTTGCCACTGATGCTGAGATAGCTAGGCTAATGAAGTTGACCAACCTCACTAAAGGCGAGATTAAAAAGTGGTTCAGTGACACCAGATACAACCAGCGCAATTCTAAGAACAGCCACACCATCCTCCCGAACGACAATCCCAGGGGTAGTAGTAGCACCACCATTGTTATAGACTCCAGTGACGAAACGCCTCAGTCTCCAACACCGTCACCTGTCAAAGAGAAGGAGACACGCGCCAAGACCTGGAACCCCTTCCCAGACTTTACCCTGCAGAAGTTTAAAGAAAAGACACCGGAGCAGTTGGTGGTTCTAGAGGAAAGCTTTCAGAAATGTGACACACCAACTGATGAAGAGCTTAGCCGACTAAGAGCTGAGACGAAGCTTACCAGACGAGAGATTGATGCCTGGTTCACAGAAAAGAGAAAAGCCCCTGTGCCTGATTCCTCAGAGTCAAAAGCAGATGGTGAAACTTCCCAGAAGAAGGGGAGTCAAACTCCACCTGGAGGGAAGAGGCTAAGCAAAGAGAAGGTTACGAAGAAAACTCCAGAGCAGCTTCATGTTCTAAAAACTGCATTCGTTCGCACCCAGTGGCCCTCGGCAGAAGAATACGACCAGCTGGCCGAGGAGAGCGGACTACCTCGTTCGTACATCGTCAACTGGTTTGGCGACACACGCTATGCCTGGAAGAATGGCAACTTGAAGTGGTATTTTTACTATCAAAGTGGAAATGTTGGAGGAACAAATGGCAACAAGAACAGAAAACGGAGGATTCGGAATCGCGGTTGGGGGAGAACCCGCAATAGAAAAGCGAAGAAGCCCACCGAATCGGAGAAGAATTTACCTATCAGGTTCAAGTCTGGGCGAGATATTCTGAAGGAATACTATTTGAAGCACAAGTTTCTGAACGAACAGGACTTGGATGAGCTTGTCGCCAAGTCTAATATGAGCTACGAGCAGGTGAGAGAGTGGTTTGCGGAGATTCATCGGAAGGAGGAAATGGGTACCAACCCGTTTGAAGATAAAATGGGAAATGCAGAACAAGATGAGGAAGAGGACGAGTCACTGGGTGAAAATGAGACAGCAATTGAGGAGCAAGGACCCTCTGCCTTGGGAGATGAAGACGGTGACGATGATGACGACACAGATGACAGCGATTCCTGGGAGCCTCCACAGAGCATTCGAAAAACATTATCCATGTCTGAGG TGTTTCATCATCCACATACTGACAATGGATCTGATATACAGCACAGTACATCCTGA